The Leadbettera azotonutricia ZAS-9 genome has a window encoding:
- a CDS encoding aminotransferase class I/II-fold pyridoxal phosphate-dependent enzyme has translation MADLELREKIIKEGKGFGLRLIGFSNVERWETERPLPPKGYDSLPEGAFYPQTIWPWARTVISGAVQIFLPMLESTPSVVYSEAYNTTNRLLDEIGYRLGALLNGLGYRAFFYPRDGYGDISALVEKPEASFSQVIAARLAGIGTIGDNHCLLTPEFGPRQRLVTIITDAAIPPDPMQKKALCNHCGLCRENCPMGVFNPLPGAAVEKYPVPEMDKYACAKYHQFLKKELRYPCGICTLACPVGEDRKIYGASPDANSKGVRHMQDFGSGKASAFYRRRRDFIVSNKSYRFETVQVHAGQESPDSATDARAVPIYQTSSYVFPTSESAAGRFALTENGNIYTRIMNPTWDVFERRIAALEKGIAALATASGAAATTYAVQNIARAGDHIISDNQIYGGTYNLFANTLKDTGIETTFVDGSDPANFEKSIKENTKAIFFETLGNPNSSIVDIEKIVAIAHRHGIPVIADNTFATPYLLTPIDWGVDVVVHSATKFIGGHGTSIGGVIVDAGRFDWAQNDKFPGLSKPNPSYHGVVFTDAVKNAAYIVKARTTLLRDTGASLSPFNAFLFLQGLETLSFRVERHVSNAGKVVEFLKGHPQVEQVNHPMLEGHRDHGLYKKYFPRGAGSIFTFEIKGNAKKAQLFAEELRLFSLLANVADVKSLVIHPASTTHSQMSEAELLESGIKFNTIRFSIGVEHIDDIIDDLKIGFDAIK, from the coding sequence TTGGAACTTCGTGAAAAAATCATCAAAGAAGGGAAAGGATTCGGCTTACGGCTTATAGGCTTTTCCAATGTGGAACGATGGGAGACTGAAAGGCCTTTGCCGCCCAAGGGCTACGACAGCTTGCCGGAAGGCGCCTTTTACCCGCAGACTATCTGGCCCTGGGCACGGACCGTGATCTCCGGGGCAGTTCAAATTTTTCTGCCCATGCTGGAGTCCACACCCTCGGTGGTGTATTCCGAAGCCTACAATACGACGAACCGGCTTTTGGACGAAATTGGTTACCGCCTGGGCGCCCTGCTCAACGGCCTGGGGTACCGGGCCTTCTTCTATCCCCGGGATGGCTATGGGGATATTTCCGCCCTGGTGGAAAAGCCTGAGGCGTCATTTTCCCAGGTAATCGCAGCGCGCCTTGCGGGGATTGGGACCATAGGCGACAACCATTGCCTTTTGACCCCCGAATTCGGCCCCCGGCAGCGGCTTGTAACAATCATCACGGATGCGGCGATTCCGCCGGACCCGATGCAGAAAAAAGCTCTCTGCAATCATTGCGGGCTCTGCCGCGAGAACTGCCCAATGGGGGTGTTTAACCCCCTGCCCGGGGCTGCGGTGGAAAAATATCCTGTACCCGAGATGGACAAATATGCCTGTGCAAAATATCACCAGTTCTTAAAAAAAGAACTCCGCTATCCCTGCGGGATCTGTACCCTGGCCTGCCCTGTCGGGGAAGATCGGAAAATTTACGGAGCGTCCCCTGATGCGAACTCTAAGGGGGTCCGGCATATGCAGGATTTCGGATCCGGCAAGGCCAGCGCTTTTTACAGACGAAGGAGAGATTTTATTGTGAGCAACAAAAGTTACCGTTTCGAGACTGTGCAGGTCCATGCGGGCCAGGAAAGTCCTGATTCCGCCACCGATGCCCGGGCAGTCCCCATTTACCAGACCTCATCTTATGTGTTTCCCACATCCGAAAGCGCGGCGGGGCGCTTTGCCCTTACGGAAAACGGGAATATCTATACCCGTATCATGAACCCCACCTGGGATGTGTTCGAGCGGCGTATCGCTGCGCTTGAAAAAGGCATTGCTGCCCTGGCCACTGCATCGGGCGCTGCCGCCACTACCTACGCAGTGCAGAATATCGCCAGGGCGGGGGATCACATTATTTCGGACAATCAGATTTATGGTGGCACATATAATCTTTTTGCCAACACCCTTAAGGATACAGGAATCGAAACGACTTTTGTGGATGGAAGCGATCCGGCCAATTTTGAAAAATCCATAAAAGAAAATACCAAAGCTATCTTTTTCGAAACCCTGGGCAACCCCAATTCGAGCATCGTGGATATTGAAAAAATCGTTGCTATCGCTCATCGGCACGGTATTCCCGTTATTGCGGACAACACCTTTGCCACGCCGTATCTTCTCACGCCCATTGACTGGGGTGTGGATGTGGTGGTCCATTCGGCCACGAAATTCATAGGCGGACACGGTACCTCCATAGGCGGCGTCATCGTGGATGCCGGCCGCTTTGACTGGGCCCAGAACGACAAGTTCCCGGGCCTCTCAAAACCCAACCCCAGCTACCACGGTGTCGTTTTTACCGATGCCGTGAAAAATGCCGCCTATATCGTAAAGGCCCGGACAACCTTGCTTCGGGATACCGGCGCATCCCTCTCGCCGTTTAACGCATTCCTCTTTCTTCAGGGGCTTGAGACCCTTTCATTCCGGGTGGAGCGCCATGTTTCGAACGCCGGGAAGGTGGTGGAATTCCTCAAGGGTCATCCCCAGGTCGAGCAGGTGAACCATCCCATGCTGGAAGGTCACAGGGATCACGGTCTGTATAAAAAGTACTTCCCCCGGGGGGCAGGATCGATTTTCACCTTCGAGATTAAAGGGAATGCAAAAAAAGCGCAGCTTTTTGCTGAAGAGCTGCGCCTCTTTTCCCTGCTTGCCAATGTAGCGGATGTAAAGTCCCTGGTTATCCATCCGGCATCTACCACCCATTCCCAGATGAGCGAGGCGGAACTTCTGGAATCAGGGATCAAGTTCAATACTATACGCTTTTCTATCGGCGTTGAACATATTGATGATATAATTGATGATCTAAAAATCGGGTTTGACGCTATAAAATAA